A window of the Fusarium poae strain DAOMC 252244 chromosome 3, whole genome shotgun sequence genome harbors these coding sequences:
- a CDS encoding hypothetical protein (TransMembrane:11 (o36-57i116-135o168-187i419-443o463-490i511-539o559-586i607-629o635-653i674-692o698-719i)~BUSCO:5697at5125) — MGNFISWLEDNLPDPKTEKGNAGDARGPQPKSVSSMVSTLVPVLVASAAYILIFLILRKSNRRFYAPRTYLGSLREHERSPALPGGWFGWIGTFWKIPDAYALQHQSLDAYLFIRFLRICCTICFVSLCITWPVLFPVNATGGNGKTELELLSYSNIDIQSSKERNRLYAHCFIAWIVYGFVMYTIMRECLFYVSVRQAFLLTPQYAKRISSRTVLFTSVPKDYLDEARIRTLFNDSVKNVWIPGETKELDEIIEERDEVAMKLEKGEVKLLKLCNKERIKSMKKSGPEAEKQNSGPTDPETGDLAARWIPQKKRPSHRTGPLGLIGKKVDTIEWGREELKTLIPKADEAQANWLAGNYEKHSAVFVEFYTQSDAQAAFQTTTHHHALHMAPRHIGVKPDEVVWKSLKFPWWQVVIRRYIIAAIIAVLIIFWAIPVAIVGVIAQVNTIKSLPGLTWIESIPSVILGVVSGLLPSVALSILMAMVPIFMRVCAKQAGCVSISQAELYTQNTYFVFLVLQVFLVQTLANSFVSSIVTIVQYPSQVFTMLSSSIPTASNFYISYFIVQGLGIATSVLTQVVGCVIFNILYKFLASTPRAMYNKWTTLSALTWGSLMPVYTNIAVISIVYAVIAPLMLFWSTIGMALFYLAYRYNILFVTETKIDTRGLIYPRALKQLFVGVYLAEICLIGMFIVSKAAGPAVLMVIFLIFSVLFHMTMAKALNPLLYNLPRSLEVEEERIQQSTQGSEMEDGQVLNGNTATNGTTNSDQNGDSKSTRVGKFVPGGVGGVQKKGNFFSKWLKPWIYADYATMRQLVPHESNMGLDYSEEVERDAYFPPSVTSETPILWIPADPAGISKQEVFHTSKVIPISDEGCTLNDKNHIEWDTEGARPPIWTEKIYY, encoded by the exons ATGGGAAACTTCATCAGTTGGTTGGAGGACAACCTCCCCGACCCCAAAACCGAAAAGGGCAATGCTGGCGATGCTAGAGGACCACAGCCCAAGTCTGTGTCGA GCATGGTCTCGACTCTTGTCCCCGTCCTCGTTGCGTCGGCGGCTTATATTCTCATTTTCCTCATATTGCGTAAATCGAATAGGCGTTTCTATGCGCCCAGAACCTATCTAGGCTCTCTGCGAGAACA TGAACGAAGTCCTGCATTGCCAGGCGGTTGGTTTGGTTGGATCGGTACTTTTTGGAAGATTCCTGATGCCTACGCACTTCAGCATCAGAGCCTCGACGCCTACCTGTTCATCCGATTCCTTCGCATCTGCTGTACCATCTGCTTCGTGAGTCTCTGCATCACATGGCCTGTCCTCTTCCCTGTCAATGCCACTGGCGGCAATGGAAAGACCGAGCTGGAGCTCCTCTCCTACAGCAACATCGACATTCAGAGCTCAAAGGAGAGGAACAGGTTGTACGCCCACTGCTTCATCGCCTGGATCGTCTATGGTTTTGTCATGTACACCATCATGCGCGAGTGTCTCTTCTACGTGAGCGTGCGACAGGCCTTCCTCCTCACTCCTCAGTACGCCAAGCGCATCTCATCTCGCACCGTTCTCTTCACTTCAGTGCCCAAGGACTATCTCGACGAGGCTCGCATCCGTACTCTCTTCAACGATTCGGTCAAGAACGTTTGGATCCCTGGTGAGACCAAGGAACTGGACGAGATTATCGAAGAGCGCGACGAGGTTGCCATGAAACTCGAGAAGGGAGAGGTAAAGCTTCTCAAGTTGTGCAACAAGGAGCGCATCAAGTCTATGAAGAAGTCTGGCCCCGAGGCTGAAAAGCAAAACTCTGGCCCAACTGACCCCGAGACTGGTGATCTTGCCGCTCGCTGGATTCCTCAGAAGAAACGACCTTCTCACCGCACTGGCCCTCTCGGACTTATTGGCAAGAAGGTTGATACTATTGAATGGGGTCGTGAGGAGCTCAAGACTCTCATCCCCAAGGCTGACGAGGCTCAGGCCAACTGGCTTGCTGGTAACTACGAGAAGCACTCTGCTGTCTTTGTCGAGTTCTACACCCAATCCGACGCTCAGGCTGCTTTCCAGACCACCACTCACCACCATGCCCTCCATATGGCACCTCGACACATTGGTGTCAAGCCTGACGAGGTTGTCTGGAAGAGTCTAAAGTTCCCTTGGTGGCAGGTCGTTATCCGCCGATACATCATCGCCGCCATTATCGCTGTCCTCATTATCTTCTGGGCCATTCCTGTTGCTATTGTCGGTGTTATCGCCCaagtcaacaccatcaagtCTCTTCCCGGTCTTACTTGGATCGAGAGTATCCCTAGC GTCATCCTTGGTGTCGTCTCTGGTCTTCTGCCTTCCGTTGCGCTCTCCATCCTCATGGCCATGGTTCCTATTTTCATGCGTGTTTGCGCTAAGCAGGCCGGCTGTGTTTCCATCTCGCAAGCCGAGCTCTACACACAAAACACCTACTTTGTCTTCCTGGTTCTTCAGGTCTTCCTCGTCCAGACACTTGCCAACAGTTTTGTTTCGTCAATTGTCACAATCGTTCAGTATCCTAGCCAAGTCTTCACCATGCTCTCATCATCCATCCCTACTGCGTCCAACTTTTACATATCCTACTTTATCGTTCAAGGTTTGGGTATTGCTACCAGCGTGCTGACTCAGGTCGTCGGCTGCgtcatcttcaacatttTGTACAAGTTCCTTGCCAGCACTCCCCGAGCCATGTACAACAAGTGGACCACTCTCAGCGCTCTTACCTGGGGAAGTCTCATGCCTGTTTACACCAATATTGCTGTCATTA GCATTGTCTACGCTGTCATCGCTCCTCTAATGCTCTTCTGGTCAACTATCGGTATGGCTCTGTTCTACCTTGCCTACCGATACAACATTCTCTTTGTCACCGAGACCAAGATTGACACTAGAGGCCTCATCTACCCTCGAGCTTTGAAGCAGCTCTTCGTCGGTGTTTACCTCGCCGAGATCTGCCTGATCGGAATGTTTATTGTTTCCAAGGCTGCAGGCCCTGCTGTTCTGATGGTCATTTTCCTTATCTTCTCCGTCCTGTTCCACATGACTATGGCCAAGGCCCTCAACCCTCTTCTCTACAACTTGCCTCGCTCTCTTGAGGTCGAGGAAGAGCGAATTCAGCAAAGCACTCAGGGTTCCGAGATGGAGGATGGCCAGGTTTTGAACGGTAACACTGCCACCAACGGTACGACCAACAGTGATCAGAACGGCGATTCCAAGTCCACTCGCGTCGGCAAGTTCGTACCAggtggtgttggtggtgTTCAGAAGAAGGGtaacttcttctccaagtgGCTCAAGCCCTGGATCTACGCCGACTACGCCACCATGCGCCAGCTCGTGCCCCATGAGAGCAACATGGGACTCGACTACAGTGAGGAGGTTGAGAGAGATGCTTACTTTCCACCTTCGGTCACAAGCGAGACTCCCATCTTGTGGATCCCTGCTGACCCTGCTGGCATCTCAAAGCAGGAGGTGTTCCACACGAGCAAGGTGATCCCCATCTCAGATGAGGGTTGTACACTGAACGACAAGAACCACATCGAGTGGGACACCGAGGGAGCACGACCTCCTATCTGGACGGAGAAGATTTACTACTAA
- a CDS encoding hypothetical protein (SECRETED:SignalP(1-41)~TransMembrane:1 (n22-33c41/42o478-502i)~BUSCO:3424at5125), with the protein MASTLIPSRPRSTQLQRPMTTSTTALLLFFAAIPFVSPVAAQSFPYVPTEILMPDPTCIDGSVPCSAPDLAFIFRQTASGKVEFRSLNFSASVDADEPTLDRPAGSTTLPFLDDEPKSTAFGAARTANGSVLVYAGDCKTGISDVWSFDYEDGGDWYRRGLKNSNDRRAPYFLGGTVAFSSSLAPEMDQPTLYTYGGMCETPKSGATTDWQSDANYTKTMLRVAPNDGDTYTSYKMSVASSGGPRTPIAGFTLTGLTPSMTNKSGTVTQQMSYVLLGGHTTTAFINMSTVAVWNLPAETWSYVNIQAPNGDFPKSDLAIKDTSAQSKRRRAAATVDNVYSRSGHTATLSEDGSSIIVIGGWVGDVNTPAEPQLAILEMSEIYSGWQWKIPEKQPDFSGIYGHGAAVLPGNMLMVYGGWETSSSSSRIKRQASSGSLRFYNITSGSWGSSYTNPSSVSSSDEENNAPTDNGKGSNSKRLGLGLGLGFGIAALIGIIIAALCWYKKRRRHINNRDEAVRALSQDPNYYHNDFPEMAENDPWGLDNTAWYGRGPYPIGERSLGYESMRGARSGMPGLHIPHKPMSRPSRGGYVPTAGSFPGPIHPIYEDEEEENYQNRGLYDHVATPTSDIHSDPFQTPVTATGPNNVPHPICLTPGGGRASATPSPENRRHDPEVQDWVTEVDAAEGLLERMNSRRSQHKNAQNVDAADSPARMNSRRSQNQGSFGHSQGRTSPTRHNSTRSAALRDDESRSGSNLSESARSAAESIKAKARQLNPLAPAFLMTGAEHPKPGSSSSDSYNTAHSSFGALQAEGPSLLMGDRGQRYDDDEPSSPSKSKPRRGWLGSLRRVFSGASTPQSSREDMSGVRRSFDQEPVSGDYEPGLVGLRGELLRRKKGRQDWEGLGPIPQGAMMSGGSGAEPGTESDWDIERAVEQRLVQVMFTVPRERLRVVNGNEEGSDREDEDLMKPHAAELVDPDDEHDLSRDESVQEKHMEAGYQHPALRTVDEPQRQEGSSMSEKQRLVQDEEERVNDKQRYEEKQQLLDEKRAEEKRLAEEEALQAQQEEEREPMKRQQPHQPPPPEEEEEPPTSTLQQPKPSHLQPRPLFHHRAPSPADSTSPSPSPTPSPSRPSFHSRRHTRGDSNNSVGGFLLPELAALEPRFSHSTDRSSGILMEAQAVPLTRERARTRVLAMVDSFENLSRENSPSPTRFQ; encoded by the coding sequence ATGGCTTCAACACTCATACCCAGCAGACCTCGGTCTACACAACTACAGCGACCCATGACGACTAGCACAACAgctctcctcctctttttTGCAGCCATTCCTTTTGTATCTCCCGTTGCCGCGCAATCATTCCCATATGTGCCCACGGAAATTCTCATGCCAGATCCTACCTGCATCGACGGCAGCGTACCTTGCAGTGCTCCGGATTTAGCATTCATCTTTCGACAAACAGCCTCAGGCAAGGTCGAGTTCAGATCTCTCAACTTTTCCGCCAGTGTGGATGCGGACGAACCCACACTCGATCGACCCGCGGGTAGCACGACGTTACCTTTTCTCGACGATGAGCCCAAAAGTACTGCGTTTGGCGCTGCAAGAACGGCGAACGGCTCGGTCCTCGTGTACGCAGGCGACTGCAAGACTGGCATCAGCGATGTATGGAGCTTCGACTATGAGGATGGGGGCGACTGGTATCGCCGAGGTCTCAAAAACAGCAACGACCGTCGTGCGCCTTATTTCCTCGGCGGCACTGTCGCTTTTTCTTCCAGTCTCGCTCCCGAGATGGACCAGCCTACTCTATATACCTACGGTGGGATGTGCGAAACGCCAAAGTCTGGAGCCACGACAGATTGGCAGAGCGATGCGAACTATACCAAGACGATGCTGAGAGTCGCACCGAATGACGGAGATACTTATACTTCATACAAAATGAGCGTAGCATCCAGCGGCGGACCGCGAACACCAATTGCTGGCTTTACTCTAACTGGTTTGACGCCTTCGATGACCAATAAGTCTGGTACCGTTACGCAGCAGATGAGTTATGTGTTATTAGGAGGACATACCACAACGGCTTTTATCAACATGAGCACAGTCGCCGTGTGGAACTTGCCAGCCGAGACGTGGAGCTATGTAAACATCCAAGCTCCTAACGGTGATTTCCCAAAGTCAGATCTTGCTATCAAAGATACGAGTGCTCAGTCCAAACGAAGGAGGGCGGCAGCTACTGTGGATAATGTCTACAGTCGTTCCGGACACACTGCGACTTTGAGTGAAGACGGAAGCTCCATCATTGTCATTGGAGGCTGGGTCGGTGATGTCAATACTCCCGCAGAACCCCAGCTTGCTATCCTTGAGATGAGCGAGATTTATAGCGGGTGGCAGTGGAAGATTCCGGAGAAGCAGCCCGATTTCAGCGGAATCTATGGCCATGGTGCTGCGGTGTTGCCAGGAAACATGTTGATGGTCTATGGTGGATGGGAGACGTCGAGTTCTTCAAGTCGAATCAAACGCCAGGCCTCGTCGGGTTCCCTTCGCTTTTACAACATTACTTCCGGGTCATGGGGATCTAGTTACACGAATCCCTCTTCCGTGTCTTCGTCGGACGAAGAGAACAATGCCCCAACGGATAACGGCAAAGGATCCAACTCAAAACGCctcggtcttggtctcgggTTGGGCTTTGGCATTGCTGCTTTGATAGGCATCATCATTGCCGCCTTGTGCTGGTACAAGAAGCGCAGACGCCACATCAACAACCGAGACGAAGCAGTCCGGGCGCTGTCCCAAGATCCCAACTACTACCACAATGACTTTCCCGAGATGGCAGAGAATGACCCTTGGGGGCTCGACAATACGGCTTGGTATGGCCGCGGCCCATATCCTATTGGAGAGAGATCACTCGGCTACGAGTCGATGAGAGGCGCTCGAAGCGGAATGCCTGGACTTCATATTCCTCACAAACCTATGTCGAGACCGTCGCGCGGAGGTTATGTGCCTACAGCGGGGAGCTTTCCCGGACCGATTCACCCGATCtacgaggatgaggaagaagaaaattACCAGAACCGAGGTTTATATGACCACGTTGCAACGCCCACATCCGATATTCATTCGGATCCTTTCCAGACTCCAGTTACCGCTACCGGCCCAAACAATGTGCCGCATCCCATATGTCTTACTCCTGGAGGAGGTAGAGCGTCAGCTACACCTAGCCCTGAGAATCGCCGTCACGATCCTGAGGTTCAGGATTGGGTGACCGAGGTTGATGCTGCAGAGGGACTACTCGAACGCATGAACAGTAGACGGAGCCAACATAAGAATGCCCAGAACGTCGATGCCGCAGACAGCCCTGCACGAATGAACAGCCGTCGAAGCCAGAACCAAGGGAGCTTCGGTCACAGCCAGGGCCGTACTTCCCCAACGCGGCATAACTCAACACGGTCCGCTGCTCTACGAGATGACGAATCGCGAAGCGGATCTAACTTGTCCGAATCGGCACGAAGCGCAGCCGAGAGCATCAAGGCCAAAGCACGACAACTCAACCCCCTGGCTCCCGCATTCTTGATGACTGGTGCCGAACACCCCAAGCCTGGAAGTTCATCTTCCGATAGCTACAATACTGCTCACTCATCATTTGGTGCTCTCCAAGCCGAAGGACCTTCGCTCCTTATGGGGGATCGAGGTCAACggtatgatgatgatgaacctTCCTCGCCGTCCAAGTCAAAACCACGTAGGGGGTGGTTGGGTTCTCTCAGGAGGGTGTTTTCAGGGGCTAGTACCCCTCAATCCTCCCGTGAAGACATGTCTGGAGTGCGACGTTCATTTGATCAAGAGCCTGTGAGCGGTGATTATGAGCCCGGTCTGGTTGGTCTGCGTGGCGAGCTTCTTAGAAGGAAGAAGGGTCGGCAAGACTGGGAGGGCCTCGGCCCCATACCGCAAGGTGCTATGATGTCCGGAGGGTCGGGAGCTGAGCCTGGTACCGAGTCTGACTGGGACATTGAGCGAGCTGTAGAGCAGCGGTTAGTTCAGGTCATGTTCACTGTTCCCCGAGAACGATTACGAGTTGTTAATGGCAACGAAGAGGGGAGCGATCgtgaggatgaagatctGATGAAGCCGCATGCAGCAGAGTTGGTCGATCCTGATGACGAGCATGATCTATCAAGGGACGAGAGCGTTCAGGAGAAGCACATGGAAGCTGGCTATCAGCACCCAGCTCTACGGACTGTTGATGAACCTCAAAGACAGGAGGGCAGTTCTATGTCTGAGAAACAACGACTTGttcaggatgaagaagaacgaGTAAATGATAAACAGCGATATGAAGAGAAGCAACAGCTCCTCGATGAGAAGCGTGCCGAGGAGAAAAGACTCGCAGAGGAAGAGGCCTTGCAAGCacagcaggaggaggagagagAGCCGATGAAGAGACAACAGCCACATCAACCTCCTCcgccagaagaagaagaagaaccaCCGACATCAACACTACAACAGCCTAAACCCTCACATCTCCAACCCCGTCCTCTCTTCCATCACCGTGCTCCTTCACCGGCAGACTCGACATCTCCTTCCCCCTCTCCCACACCATCTCCCAGCCGTCCAAGCTTCCACTCCCGGCGACATACACGCGGCGATTCGAACAACTCGGTGGGCGGCTTTCTCCTCCCCGAGCTCGCTGCGCTAGAGCCTCGCTTTTCACATTCTACGGATCGTTCCTCGGGCATCTTGATGGAAGCGCAAGCTGTTCCGCTAACTAGAGAACGAGCGAGGACGCGCGTCTTGGCCATGGTGGATAGCTTTGAGAACCTAAGTCGTGAGAACAGCCCGAGTCCCACAAGGTTTCAATAG
- a CDS encoding hypothetical protein (TransMembrane:1 (i20-39o)) produces MIAKPGFRGLSSPVNRSRRLPTTIGAMVFFIMCLFYLLFSIAPCLVYGNCYRGYSSAYSFDADLAHNPTWMAEIPDDVYLTSLSIPGTHDTMTYEIETEVLQCQNWNLTMQLEAGLRYFDIRARVRDDELHIYHANGYTGFSFEDVISYMNDFLDRNPSETIVMRLKQEGGRIGDNNTLSFEDAFNQYPLGDRLYNYSSTAPLPTLGELRSKIFVLENFPTRHGGPYGPKWEGPQMVLEDKWIIPDIYHLSEKWTAIRDALELAATAPLDNEILYLAHISASVGVLPIEAAAGPMNRTVTGMNDMTGQWIKDFEENPDTSRTGIVIIDFPGRKFIEAILRWNKSLKK; encoded by the coding sequence ATGATCGCGAAACCAGGCTTCCGCGGTCTCTCGAGTCCCGTCAATCGATCTAGACGTCTTCCCACCACCATCGGAGCCATGGTATTCTTCATCATGTGTCTCTTCTATCTCCTCTTCTCCATTGCGCCTTGCCTGGTATATGGCAACTGTTATCGCGGCTACTCGAGCGCTTACAGCTTTGATGCTGACTTGGCTCACAACCCAACCTGGATGGCTGAGATCCCTGACGATGTATACCTCACGAGCCTCAGTATACCTGGAACACACGATACCATGACCTACGAGATAGAAACAGAGGTCTTGCAGTGTCAGAACTGGAATTTGACAATGCAGTTGGAAGCGGGTCTTCGTTACTTTGACATCCGCGCTCGTGTGCGCGACGATGAGTTGCACATCTACCATGCCAACGGCTACACTGGCTTCAGCTTCGAGGATGTTATCAGCTACATGAACGACTTCCTGGACAGGAATCCATCCGAGACTATTGTTATGCGACTCAAGCAGGAAGGTGGCCGTATTGGAGACAACAACACACTGTCATTTGAAGATGCCTTCAACCAATACCCTCTTGGGGATAGGCTCTACAACTACAGCTCTACTGCTCCCCTGCCAACGCTCGGAGAACTTCGCTCCAAGATCTTTGTGCTTGAAAACTTCCCAACTAGGCACGGAGGACCTTATGGTCCCAAGTGGGAGGGTCCTCAGATGGTGCTCGAAGACAAGTGGATCATCCCTGACATTTATCATCTTTCCGAGAAATGGACTGCGATTCGTGATGCGTTAGAGCTAGCGGCAACAGCACCTCTTGACAACGAGATCCTCTATCTTGCTCATATCTCAGCTTCTGTGGGCGTCTTGCCGATCGAAGCTGCAGCTGGACCAATGAATCGCACTGTCACTGGGATGAACGATATGACGGGCCAATGGATCAAGGATTTTGAAGAGAACCCAGACACGAGCCGCACCGGAATTGTCATTATTGATTTCCCAGGACGGAAGTTTATTGAGGCCATCCTTCGGTGGAACAAGtcattaaagaaataa